A DNA window from Pelecanus crispus isolate bPelCri1 chromosome 28, bPelCri1.pri, whole genome shotgun sequence contains the following coding sequences:
- the LOC104038252 gene encoding LOW QUALITY PROTEIN: pantothenate kinase 3 (The sequence of the model RefSeq protein was modified relative to this genomic sequence to represent the inferred CDS: deleted 2 bases in 1 codon), whose amino-acid sequence MEPPLRDGGGGAEEKPRRRRGSTAADSGAPRGRSDGTAGVDGAAGPQPLERGGSVRRQRRDSVRKNRPLFPWFGLDIRGTLVKLVYFELKDITTEEEEEEVENLKSIRKYLTSNVAYGSTGIRDVHLELKDLTLCGRKGSLHFIRFPTHDMPAFIQMGSEKHFSSLHTTLCATGGGAYKFEQDFRTMGDLQLCKADELDCLIKGALYIDSVGFNGHSECYYFENPMDAERCQKLPFNLENPYPLLLVNIGSGVSILAVYSKENYKWVTGCSIGGGTFFGLCCLLTGCSTFEEALEMASHGDSTKVDKLVRDIYGGDYERLGLPGWAVASSFGNMMSKEKRESVSKEDLAKATLITITNNIGSIARMCALNENINRAVFVGNFFRNNAISMRLLAYALDYWSKGQLKALFLEHGGYFGAVGALLELLDSA is encoded by the exons ATGGAGCCGCCGCTACgcgatggcggcggcggcgcggaggaGAAgccgaggcggcgg cgggggtcgACGGCAGCGGACTCCGGAGCCCCGCGGGGGCGGAGCGACGGCACGGCGGGCGTtgacggggcggcggggccgcagcCCCTCGAACGGGGCGGCTCCGTCAGGCGCCAGCGGCGGGACTCAGTCCGCAAGAACCGCCCGC tCTTTCCTTGGTTTGGCTTGGATATCAGAGGGACCTTGGTCAAACTTGTTTATTTTGAACTAAAGGACATCACcactgaagaggaggaggaggaagtggaaaATCTCAAAAGCATCCGCAAATATCTGACGTCAAACGTAGCCTATGGATCTACAGGCATTCGGGATGTGCACCTTGAACTAAAGGACCTTACCCTGTGTGGACGTAAAGGCAGTCTGCACTTTATACGCTTTCCTACTCATGACATGCCTGCTTTTATTCAAATGGGAAGCGAAAAACACTTCTCAAGCCTCCATACTACCTTATGTGCCACGGGAGGTGGAGCGTACAAATTTGAGCAGGACTTTCGCACA ATGGGTGACCTTCAGCTGTGTAAGGCAGATGAACTCGATTGCCTTATTAAAGGAGCTTTGTACATTGATTCAGTTGGATTCAATGGACATTCCGAGTGCTACTATTTTGAGAACCCGATGGATGCCGAAAGATGTCAGAAGCTCCCATTCAACTTGGAGAATCCATATCCTCTCCTTTTGGTGAACATTGGCTCAGGGGTCAGCATTTTGGCTGtgtattcaaaagaaaactatAAATGGGTAACGG gttGCAGCATCGGAGGGGGAACCTTTTTTggtctctgctgccttcttACCGGTTGCTCCACCTTTGAAGAGGCTCTAGAGATGGCGTCCCATGGAGACAGTACCAAAGTGGACAAACTGGTGCGGGACATTTACGGAGGAGACTACGAGCGATTGGGATTGCCAGGCTGGGCCGTAGCGTCCAG CTTTGGAAACATGATGAGCAAGGAGAAGCGGGAATCTGTCAGCAAAGAGGACCTCGCGAAGGCTACTTTAATAACCATCACTAACAACATCGGCTCCATAGCACGGATGTGTGCACTTAATGAG AACATTAATCGAGCAGTGTTCGTTGGCAATTTCTTTCGGAACAATGCAATTTCGATGAGGCTTCTGGCGTATGCTTTGGACTACTGGTCGAAGGGACAGTTAAAAGCACTTTTCTTGGAACATGGG GGTTATTTTGGCGCAGTTGGTGCTCTTCTGGAACTCCTGGATTCAGCCTGA